A genomic region of Cannabis sativa cultivar Pink pepper isolate KNU-18-1 chromosome 1, ASM2916894v1, whole genome shotgun sequence contains the following coding sequences:
- the LOC115706345 gene encoding LOB domain-containing protein 19: MSSNGGSSGGSGGGGPCGACKFLRRKCVKGCIFAPYFDSEQGTAHFAAVHKVFGASNASKLLLRIPPHKRRDAVVSLCYEALARLRDPVYGCVSHIFTLQHQVVNLQAELAYVQAKLSTMQRLPPTQPQPQNLSPSYNDVVLNSNFSMSMQLDPFYHPQSSNEHTSLIINPGEDQPLYDDDLQELGRQLVSRCFPAGVKFRSNTSH; this comes from the exons ATGAGTAGCAATGGAGGAAGTAGCGGAGGCAGCGGTGGTGGTGGGCCTTGTGGTGCGTGCAAGTTTCTGAGGCGGAAGTGCGTGAAGGGGTGCATATTCGCTCCGTACTTTGACTCGGAGCAAGGTACGGCTCACTTCGCTGCCGTACATAAGGTGTTCGGAGCCAGCAACGCCTCCAAGTTGCTCCTCCGCATTCCGCCGCATAAACGCCGAGACGCCGTCGTTTCGCTCTGTTACGAGGCCCTTGCTCGGCTTCGAGATCCTGTTTATGGCTGTGTTTCTCACATCTTCACTTTACAACACCag GTAGTAAACTTGCAGGCAGAGTTGGCGTATGTTCAGGCCAAGCTTTCGACCATGCAACGCCTTCCCCCGACACAGCCTCAACCTCAGAACTTGTCACCATCATACAATGACGTTGTTTTGAACTCTAACTTCTCAATGTCAATGCAATTGGATCCATTTTATCATCCACAATCCTCAAATGAACATACGAGCTTGATCATCAATCCAGGTGAAGATCAACCACTTTACGATGATGATCTACAAGAGTTAGGACGACAGTTGGTTTCGCGGTGCTTCCCTGCTGGAGTTAAGTTTCGATCTAACACTTCTCATTAG
- the LOC133033511 gene encoding 65-kDa microtubule-associated protein 4-like has protein sequence MSMEDSLSKMVVNETDLSLKRLEDLRAQLLICQNEKQARQKLVEDQLTALSLLCLVLGVDFKNTIYEIHPTLSNSKGVKDISNSTLEGLSGALLRMRNLKMKRWEKLQKFATSLLELWNLMDTPTEEQKAFHNVTSKSAASVTEVTEANILSIDFLNFVEAEISRLEQLYLRLCSLFMLIILKDNIPLLPFWNIY, from the exons ATGTCGATGGAAGATAGTCTTTCCAAAATGGTGGTGAATGAAACTGACTTGTCCCTGAAAAGATTAGAGGATCTACGAGCACAGTTACTTATTTGTCAAAATGAGAAG CAAGCCCGGCAGAAACTGGTGGAGGACCAGCTTACCGCTCTGAGTTTACTGTGTTTGGTTCTTGGCGTGGATTTCAAAAACACAATTTATGAGATTCATCCTACTCTAAGCAATTCTAAAGGTGTAAAGGACATAAGTAATAGTACGCTTGAGGGTTTGTCTGGTGCATTATTGAGAATGAGAAATCTCAAGATGAAGAGATGGGAGAAG CTTCAAAAGTTTGCAACTTCCTTGTTGGAGTTATGGAATTTGATGGATACACCAACGGAGGAGCAAAAGGCATTTCATAATGTTACCAGTAAAAGTGCTGCATCAGTCACTGAAGTTACCGAAGCCAACATCCTCTCTATTGACTTCCTTAATTTT GTTGAAGCAGAAATATCACGTTTGGAGCAGTTGTATTTGCGGTTATGTTCATTGTTTATGCTGATAATTCTCAAAGATAACATTCCTCTCTTACCTTTTTGGAATATATATTAG
- the LOC115706344 gene encoding uncharacterized protein LOC115706344, translated as MNPSKTEEDLFHHLGPPPQIMAQSQPSIPNPQDDDPSSSFSLPEIVIFRSSSSSSSPSHSSADDIDDVSNHPNTNPNSTNSNQNGFPQHQQPPLNISPERHISSQFYTFNTESHSLMIRCLLERRLATPAEIRDATPLPVLKSWRAVWKDRNEDTAYLTAWKRIQDKLSAHVDQNGNEFLCFKNNTQQFVSHVNQWQDIVMSFHGDTDMKHLGLKETIDRIKQVWTVGAKFYGIPESYIRVCVAACPVCSSASSGGTGRNKRRRFEYTESFDVPAKEVPHRLQQLAAKHKVVLCIRQKYIRYKPFMAEVKDYACHRAGEPVAKKSKILKREPYASKRCGCGFRIRAIVPIANYNEKDKTFVYQEEGMAVFKLYAVHSGHEPGPLDGNARIMHRVVGHKGGFLLDQDTVYGVNEDMENEGFGLIGKDEGNFHLSVLQQVHELKTEVGFLEAKIGKMPRELLCSVSRDLFDIVSRVRRIGQENLKPIGLLQDKPHPDDVLVGEDDLAHWSDHHHERIYGNGKDTELIDDDEESFERTLEDVVSWDQLRTDCRNQKDLMGESCKSEKWLKCSNFDEKSILDCEDTKLTKPLRHDDALVADVGLVGIQVDSFYQDNPKWYDSPCGLDSSADCGDGGFRHGEIV; from the coding sequence ATGAATCCCAGCAAAACAGAAGAGGATCTCTTTCATCATCTGGGCCCACCGCCACAGATCATGGCCCAATCACAACCGTCCATTCCCAACCCTCAAGATGACGATCCTTCCTCATCCTTCTCCCTCCCCGAAATTGTCATCTTTAGgtcttcttcctcttcctcttctCCTTCCCACTCTTCTGCCGATGACATCGACGACGTTTCCAATCACCCCAACACAAACCCTAATTCCACCAATTCCAACCAGAATGGCTTCCCCCAACACCAGCAGCCACCTCTCAATATCAGTCCGGAGCGTCATATTTCCTCCCAATTTTACACCTTCAACACCGAATCCCATTCTCTCATGATTCGTTGCCTTTTGGAGCGCCGCCTCGCCACGCCGGCTGAGATCCGAGATGCCACTCCCCTACCCGTTCTCAAGTCGTGGCGCGCCGTCTGGAAGGACCGGAACGAAGACACGGCTTATCTCACCGCCTGGAAGCGCATTCAGGACAAGCTCTCCGCCCATGTCGACCAAAACGGTAACGAATTCCTCTGCTTCAAGAATAATACCCAGCAATTCGTTTCGCATGTTAACCAGTGGCAAGATATTGTTATGAGTTTTCATGGTGATACGGATATGAAGCACTTAGGGCTTAAGGAaaccattgatagaattaagCAGGTGTGGACCGTAGGTGCTAAGTTTTATGGCATACCTGAAAGTTACATTAGGGTTTGTGTGGCTGCCTGTCCTGTTTGCTCGTCCGCTTCTTCTGGTGGAACAGGGAGGAATAAGCGCCGTAGGTTTGAGTATACTGAGTCTTTTGATGTGCCTGCGAAGGAGGTGCCCCATAGGCTTCAGCAACTGGCTGCAAAGCACAAGGTCGTGCTTTGCATTAGGCAGAAGTACATTAGATATAAGCCCTTTATGGCTGAGGTCAAGGATTATGCTTGTCACAGGGCAGGTGAGCCGGTTGCCAAGAAGTCAAAAATTTTGAAGAGGGAACCATATGCATCTAAACGGTGTGGGTGTGGATTTCGAATTCGTGCCATTGTGCCAATTGCCAATTATAATGAAAAGGACAAGACTTTTGTTTATCAAGAAGAAGGGATGGCTGTTTTCAAGTTATATGCTGTACACTCAGGTCACGAGCCAGGACCCTTAGATGGAAATGCGAGGATAATGCATAGAGTTGTGGGCCATAAAGGCGGCTTTTTGTTGGATCAAGATACTGTATATGGTGTGAACGAGGATATGGAGAATGAAGGTTTTGGGTTGATTGGGAAGGATGAAGGTAATTTTCATCTTTCAGTTTTGCAGCAGGTGCATGAATTGAAAACCGAAGTTGGATTCTTAGAAGCAAAGATTGGAAAGATGCCGCGCGAGTTATTGTGCTCGGTATCTCGGGATTTATTTGATATTGTTAGTAGGGTTAGACGTATTGGACAGGAGAATTTGAAGCCAATCGGTTTGCTCCAAGATAAGCCACATCCTGACGATGTATTGGTTGGGGAGGATGATTTGGCTCATTGGAGTGATCATCACCATGAAAGAATATATGGGAACGGCAAGGATACTGAATTGATAGATGATGATGAGGAAAGTTTTGAGCGGACTCTTGAGGATGTTGTTTCTTGGGATCAGCTTAGGACAGATTGTAGAAATCAAAAAGATTTAATGGGCGAGTCTTGTAAGTCTGAAAAGTGGCTGAAATGCAGTAACTTTGACGAGAAAAGCATTCTTGATTGTGAAGATACAAAGCTAACCAAGCCCTTAAGACATGACGATGCTTTAGTAGCAGATGTAGGTCTTGTTGGCATACAAGTCGATAGTTTCTACCAAGATAACCCAAAATGGTATGATTCTCCTTGTGGATTGGACTCCAGTGCTGATTGTGGAGATGGTGGATTCAGGCACGGAGAGATTGTTTAG